A genomic window from Nilaparvata lugens isolate BPH unplaced genomic scaffold, ASM1435652v1 scaffold9450, whole genome shotgun sequence includes:
- the LOC111062361 gene encoding histone H3, with the protein MARTKQTARKSTGGKAPRKQLATKAARKSAPATGGVKKPHRYRPGTVALREIRRYQKSTELLIRKLPFQRLVREIAQDFKTDLRFQSSAVMALQEASEAYLVGLFEDTNLCAIHAKRVTIMPKDIQLARRIRGERA; encoded by the coding sequence AGACAGCAAGGAAATCGACCGGCGGTAAGGCGCCCAGGAAGCAGTTGGCAACGAAAGCTGCCCGCAAGAGTGCTCCGGCCACCGGTGGTGTGAAGAAGCCGCATCGTTACAGGCCTGGCACAGTGGCTCTGCGAGAAATTCGTCGCTACCAGAAGAGCACTGAACTGCTTATTCGTAAGCTGCCGTTCCAGCGCCTTGTTCGTGAGATCGCACAGGACTTCAAGACTGACCTGCGTTTCCAGAGCTCGGCTGTTATGGCTCTGCAGGAGGCAAGCGAAGCCTACTTGGTTGGCCTGTTTGAAGACACCAACCTGTGCGCTATCCACGCCAAGAGAGTGACTATCATGCCGAAAGACATTCAGTTGGCCAGGCGTATTCGTGGAGAACGTGCTTAG